GTGAAAATTATATGAATTCTCATGTGAAATTTGTAAGTCAGTCATTTGATTCTCTTCAATATACAAGTGATGTGGATTTACCATTTTGAGATATGAGCATTTCTTCATCTACGGAAAGAAATGTATATAAATACTCGTCTTTGGATTATATTTCTGAATTTATATTATAAGTTGTGGTGAATTTGAATCATTATTAGAAAGTATTTTTCATAGTTTAAACATATGTTTTATACATTAAGATTCGTATGAATGATTTTAAGAATTATAGAATATGCTTGTACAAGGCTAATCTTGATTCTTATTATACGCATTGTGAGCATTTTAAATTCGTGAAGGAAATAACTCAAATATTCTCCCTActtaaaagatgaaagtagccgagatgagaatgttgagatggatgtgtgggcatatcaggaacgacaggattagaaatgaggctattcgggacaaggtaggagtgacctcggtggaagacaagatgcgggaaatgcgactgagatggtttgggcatgtgaagaggagaaacacagatgccccagtgcggaggtgtgagaggttggccatggatggttcaaaagaggtaggggtaggccgaagaaatattggggagaggttattagacaggacatggcgcagttacagcttactgaggacatgaccttagataggagggtgtagaggacccatattagggtagaaggctagtacatagtctcgatattcttccgtattattaggcgcattagcgcactataatttcttgtgctctaaCTTCTGTTAGTATCTTTCTATTGCTttctatactttgattactctattttatctgtgtcgctttcgttatttacATTATTCGTTATTTactttcccatatcgctttaAACTTCTAAgacttatctgacctctttttatgattcttttgagccgaggatctctcggaaacagccgtcctaccttggtaggagtaaggtctgcgtacactttacccttttcaggccccacgttgtgggatttcattgggttgttgttgttgtattctcCCTACGTAAATCTATGAACAATTAAGAGAAACTCCAAAATGAGAAACATTACACTTAAACAAATCTTACACTAAAGACATGTATCATGTAttgaaaaattaatataataattaataatgttATGATCCTAATGTCAAAAGTCTCACATCGGTTAAGTAGGTAATTGATGTGGGGCTTATATAACCTTAGGCTCTCTCACCTTAATAACTAGTTTTTAGGGTGTGGTTCTCTCTGGGTTTGCATCATTAGTATCAGAGCCAGTTATCACCCTTCGTGCCCATCGTGCCACCAAAAGGGCTACCTGAAAAAGAGATGATGTGAGGCTTATATCAAAGAAAACCACACCATAAAAGCTAGTTATTATGGCGGGAGAACTCAAGGTTATATAATCTCTACATTAGCTCCCCATTTAACTAATGTGAGACTTTTGGCATTAGGATCATAACATACCATCACGCTTCGCATCCGTCGTCCTCGACGGCCTAGGCAGCTTTCACTCTACCACAACTAAGTAACTCTTTCTCAGGTAGCCTTTTTCGTGGCATGGTGGGCACAAAGGGTCATGATTGACTCTGATACCAATGGTGCAATCTAGGAAGAACCACAACTTAAAAGCTATCTATTAAGGTTGGAGAGCCCAAGATTATATAAGCCCCACATGCATGTTGGTTTGTTATGATCCTAATGCCAAAAATTTCCACATCGCTTAAATGAAGAGCTGATATGAGACTTATATAACCTTGGACTCTCCAACCTTAATAGGTAGCTTTTAGGTGTGGTTCTCTGTGAGTTGTATCAAATAAAGTGAATActtattttgaaaatcaagatttaaatatttgtcaaaaaaataaaactatctCAAATTAAATAGGTAAAATTACTAATAAAATAACCGAATCACAAGCTAATTCACGCGCCACAACACAattgcttaaaaaaaaaagtagatcAAGTAAATCATATGTTCCCAGCCACAACCACTAGCACGTGCGAATTGAGGATTCACGTGGGAAGAACACAATTTACCAGAAATAAAGCAGAAATATAGAAAGTCTCATAAACACAATCAAATTTTCCTTCTTCCCCCTTTCTTCCCACCTGCAGAAACCAAAACCCTAGTTCTCCCTCCATTTTTTCTCCATCATTTtcttatctatttttatttttatttaccaCCTTCTATCTCTGGCGCAATTAGGTATGCTATTCTGTTCATTTCTATCTTAAATTTTTATTCCTTAATTTCCCAAGTAATTAGCTAATAACCACTTGTTATAAGCTAAAAAAGattggatttttatttttattttcataaatttttcttcatcttttcatattttttcaatttaacGACTACACATTTCAATCTCAATTGAAAGTTATCACCCATTTCCATTTCATGCTTCTTTGGAATGAAACGACTCTAAATGGAGctaaatgtttttttattttataaagttgACATTTTTGGAGTTAAATGGATattgaggattcatatagctgTCCTCAACTAGTttgagattgttgattggaGTTTCTGTTAGTATATTTTTGCTTTGGGGCAGCTGTAAGGGGTGTTAATTGAGTTGGGAGTTTATTCTCTTTTTGGTATTACATATTAGGATTTAGAAAAGACTGCTAGGTGGATGATGTTGCTAGAAGAGCTGCAATTCAATGGGTCAGCCTTCACAGGCCTTTCTGTAGTTTCTGTGCCATTAACCGAATCCATTTCATATATGAGCTGTAGAAGGACATGATGACAGGAAAGTTCATCTACCTAAGATGCTCAATATTAGCTATCTAATAATCCTTGTTAGTTtagttttttccttttgttttatGTTGAGCAAAATAAAGAaattcctagttggtttagtgGTTTACTCCCTTGAAACTTAATTTTGTttcttcattttgattattcttcGCATTGGCATGAACAAGCTATTTGTATCTTTTGCTTTAGTAAATACAAATCATATGGATCATAAATTAAGGATTTCAATGAAAGAACACTTGACAGGAAACTTGGTTTTGTGACCATGCTTTGAATGGCTTCTCCAATGTTCTTTGAGAGGATTTGAAACAGCCAAAGTAATCATAGCAATAAATTGCACGAGAGGCAAATGAAAAAGTCAATTGCACTATGTTAATTGATTTCTAAGTGATGCAGATATGAAGACAGAAAGCTAGCAGAAAATAACAGGATGTTTTTATGAACGATTTTCACTGTATCTTTGCCTTCTATAGTCCTATAAATGAGCTCTGAAAATAGCTGGGTCTCTTCCAACTTCCAAACagcctcccccccccccccaccccaaagaaaaagaataagggAAAGTTACAGATCTCTTTTAAAGTCTCTTCCTCTCCCCTCTCTCTTTAATAACTAAGAAATTTATCCCTTTTAAAGTCTTTCAGAGGCTTCTATATTCCTCTACAGTTCCTCTCATTGTAACTCGTTGCCTAAGACAACTTATTGCTAACTATGAtctgcacatatatatatatacacacacacacaaacacacatgtatgtgtgtgtgcatatatatatatatttgcatgCGTCCCTGTGGAAAGTCGAGATGCGTGCAAGATGACACCACTATTAtcaataaaagtaaaaatatgaaaagtaatttGCTTGTTTCCTGCTGAGCCCCAGTCACTTTAAAGAACTTGCATTAGACCAAAAACAATGTTCTTTCCCATGTGTGGAACTGATGTGTGTAGTAGTTGTATATTCATGGCATGAAGATTGTTAGAGATTGTATAGGGTGGAGAATGTGTGCGGGCTTTTGCCTATTCAGGTCTCCCAAAATTCCTTTCAGTTATCTATGCCTCCAATGGCACGTAGGTGGGTCGGGCAATGGGGGGACAGGCAGGATATATGAAATTCCCTTGTGGTTGTATTAGGAAGatagaacaacaacaacaactacatatccagtgaaatcccactaagtgaGGTCTGAGGatggtagagtgtacgcagaccatgccactacctcgtggaggtattAGGAAGATAGAATGAGAAGCAATTGATATTGGACCGCATTTTTAACTCTGAGAGGAGGGAATGTGAAGAAAATGAAATGGGAGAATAAACCATATGGCGTGTGGAATGTTTGAAGAAATTCATGGTGTAAGTAGCTTTTAACAAAGATGATTAAGCTTCCATATGGAAAGAATTCATCTTTGTTCTAACTTCTGTTTTTCCTAGTTCTCTTCAATGTTCTATTGTTTTGAAGATACACAAAAGAGTGAACGAAGTGATTTTacattattatcttttttatatCATCCTTTAAAGGACTCTTGGTCAACTATTGCTTGCCTTTTGAGTTCTTAATAATCTGTCGGGGTGTGTATTCCTGTTTGAAAATTTTACATTGATTGCTAAAGTATGTAATCTTGGTCTACCGTGTTCTTCTTTGTACAGAGCTTCCAAACTGATGAAATCATCATGTCGAAGATGCATTTTGTCTTACTGGAATTTGGAGAGGGTTACTTTGTGAAGGGTTTGCGGTCTCTGTCTGACAAGTGTCTTTTGAAGAGAAGAAAGCTTAGCCTATTTCGATTTCATTAGCACTTTTAACGTTGAGGCTTATTTGTCTTTAGTTTGCAAAGGCCGATAAGCAATCTTGCCAgtttgatctcctagtgttagAAGGCCCTATGGCGGTCGTCAAACCAGAGGTATGTAATGAAGGAAGACCAGAAGTTTTATATTCAAAGGCTCCATGACTCTGTTACTATATTTATATAGGAGAGAGACACGATCTGTACGTTTTTCCCTATACTAATCTCTTACCCGTTTTGGCTCTTTTTATCTGGTGCTCTCTGTGTCTGGGTTTTAGGGTTGCATTTACTTCAGTCACGACTCATGAGTTACCTTGATTCAGGGATAAGTGTTACTTTGTGTTAAGATGATCTATTATTTTCGTGACCTTCAAAAACTAATACTTCTTGAAGCAGAATCATATTTCTTAGTTAGTGATGTCATTTTGTTTTAagattatctattattttttcagcTTCAAAAACTAACATAGAACAATGCCCTTGAATGTTATTCTTCACATTTCCAACTTGAAAGCCAATAATATATAGCTTGAAAAGCTGTCACTATTGTCAGGATGATTATTATTACCTtgaaatttctttctttttgttgtgGTCTGAACGTTCTTGTTTGCTTGCATGAAATGCGTAGGTGCATCATCCATTTGCTCATTGAATGACATTGTTTCTTAATTCTTCGGATATCATGTGTGTTAATTAATTCAGAATGGGCAAaattccttttgaatgggaATATTAATAAGTGCTGTCATGTGTTTTACAGTCCAAGGTGTGAGCATTAGATCTTCTGTGCATTTCTACCTAATAAGTGCTGTCATATGTTTTACAGTCCAAGGTGTGAGCATTAGATCTTTAGtgcatttcttttttttaaaagaagagaTCTCTAGTACTTGTGTTGCTTTCCATATCACTCTATTTCAAGCTGTTGCCAATTTGTGTTATCCGTTTTTTCTTAATTGCTTTGTGGTTCATTGGTTAAGATGAAGTCCTACATTTGGCTCCAAACTGCTGATGGTTCAATCCAACAAGTAGAGGAAGAGGTTGCCATGTTTTGCCCGATGATATGTAGAGAAGTACTTCAAACTGGCATGGGATCCTCGAAAAATTATGCCATATCACTTCCTCAACGAGTCAATCCTGCTATTCTGGGCTTAATACTGGATTATTGTCAGTTTCATCAAGTTCCTGGCCGTTCTAATAAGGTCAGTTCTTGGTTTCCTTAATAACAATGCAGTGCCCTCCCAGAAAGGAACGATTTTAGTTTGCCTGTGTCATGTGCATGGTTTATTGCAACATTTCTTTTTCGTTTTTTAGTGTAAAGGATGTCTTTTATGCACACAGGAGCGCAAGATTTTTGATGAGAAGTTCATCCGGTTAGATACCAAGAAGTTATGTGAGTTGACATCTGCTGCTGACAGCCTTCAACTGAGGCCTCTGGTTGACCTTACAAGTCGTGCACTTGCTCGGATGATTGAGGGCAAAACTCCCGAGGAAATACGTGAAACTTTCCACTTACCTGATGATCTAACAGAGGTCCATATTCTGACAGAAATTATTTgtataccccccccccccccccccccccatattGTTGGTGTTTCTCACTTGGAAATGGTTTCTCATTAGGAGGAGAAGTTGGAACCTTTGAGAAATATGACCGATGATCCACGTATCCGTCTTCTCAATCGACTCTATGCAAGGAAAAGGAAAGAATTAAAAGAACGAGAGAAATTAAAGGTGCTTTGAGATCTGGTTCTTGCGCTTGTATCTTATGCCATTGGTTACTTGATGCTAATTGATGCATTGTTGTGTATGCACTCTGATTTGCATTATTCCCTAAATGGAAAAACACCTCATTACGTAATTCCAGAATGTCGAGGTAGAAGAAGAGCAGCATGTGGATgtttctctaaaaaaaaaagagcagcATGTGGATGAACGATCAGTTGATGATCTTCTATCTTTCATAAATGGGGTAGATGAAGGTAAGATTGAGACTTAACATCCTATATTTTTCGTGCAGAGTCGCTCTACTTTCGTCATGTTgcattattaaaataattgaagtgttttacatgtttgcctataATCTGTATAATATTGCCAAGAATTATGTTTGCTGAGGTTGCATTTTGGCTGCCTGGCTTGGCCACATGTTTTATATATAGATATCATTGTGTCTCTGGTTTTATATTGTGGTTTGTGATGCTTATCATCGTATTTCTTATGAAAATAATGTGGAGTCTGCAACTTCAATGATGAAGTTGTGTGTCCTTGTATGTAGCTGTACTTGCTATTGACTTAGACCACGACTATCGATCAATCTTATAAgttttacttttgatgtattaTTTTCTGCCCTATAATCAGATATGTTGTTTGTATGGTGACTGAGCCTTCCAATGGCTAGTAACTCTTATAGAACATATACTTTTATCAACATATGTGCATATTCCTGTGAGGTCTATGATCTATGGAGAATTATATCCCTTTTGTTTTGTCTAAGCCCCTACATAACATCTGGAAAAAAACGTTTTTACCTTTTTCTCAGCCTCTTTCGAGTGATTCTTTGAGTTTGACTATCATACTTATAATTCTGAGCATGGTGGTATATTTTGCAGATTCTAAGAGTGCAAGAGCAACaaagagtaaaaagaaaaatagaaggaGAAAAGAACAAGCTAGAAATTCCTCTACAAATAATGAAACTGGAAACCATAATCAGGTTGGCATCTGTTGAGCTATGgaattttctcctttttcttatttttttggttggGGTGTGGGGAGTGGGGGTGGGGGCTGAGGATACGCACAAAGTTGCTTCTAAGCATCTTTGTTGTTTCGCTCCGACATTTGTTGGATTGACTGGTTCTATTGGTACTCAGGATTCTACTCCTACATCTAGCTGCATGAATGGTGACACTGGTGATGTGCCTTCTCCAAGTAAACCTTCTGAGCTGCAAGACTCTGCATCTGTTAAGTTTTCACCCAAACTTGATTTTGATGACGGTGATATTGACGATGAGTTAGATCCTGCAATGAAGGAAGAAATTGACAGGTTTGTTTATCTAGTTATATGGTCTCTGGAGATGGATATGTGTAAAGAACATATCATTGTAGTTACAAGTTATTGAATGAATTATGTTCTTTGTGAGGTTGTATTAAGCTACTTTTGTTTCCTTGGTTAAGGgatttttttttgggtgttaGTTACCTGTGTGCTGATATAAATCTTTTTACTCCTGAAAAgctgttcttttcttttcctccCCTTCTCCTGGATCGTACTGTTTCAAAGTGAACCTCGTTGCAGTGGCTTCTGTTGAGGCTGCATGCAAGTGTTGCAAATCATACTTTAATAATTCATGAATTGTTAATTAGTGCAAGTCCATGCATATTGGAGGGTTTTTGCCCGTGATATAGCTTCCCTTGTCAAACTCTGGATCTTAACTTTGAGTCTACTATCTCCCCAGCATGGGCACAAGATCGATGATCTCGATGAGATTGATATTCCAATCGTACTTCTTAGAACATATTGATTTGACACCATAAGTGGGACCAAGCATGTTACAAAATTGAATGAAATAGACAAGAGTAAACTTTTTACCTTTTCATGTCTGTCCTTTCCCCATCTGACATCCATTTCTTACCTAACTTTCATATCCcatttcttcttttctaaacTTTATGCAAAGTA
This Solanum dulcamara chromosome 8, daSolDulc1.2, whole genome shotgun sequence DNA region includes the following protein-coding sequences:
- the LOC129899402 gene encoding SKP1-like protein 21 isoform X1; amino-acid sequence: MAVVKPEMKSYIWLQTADGSIQQVEEEVAMFCPMICREVLQTGMGSSKNYAISLPQRVNPAILGLILDYCQFHQVPGRSNKERKIFDEKFIRLDTKKLCELTSAADSLQLRPLVDLTSRALARMIEGKTPEEIRETFHLPDDLTEEEKLEPLRNMTDDPRIRLLNRLYARKRKELKEREKLKNVEVEEEQHVDVSLKKKEQHVDERSVDDLLSFINGVDEDSKSARATKSKKKNRRRKEQARNSSTNNETGNHNQDSTPTSSCMNGDTGDVPSPSKPSELQDSASVKFSPKLDFDDGDIDDELDPAMKEEIDREVEDFARRLNSDWPERMQEILSLGQERRHVPLSVNGNGSLKRYTAGLDGR
- the LOC129899402 gene encoding SKP1-like protein 21 isoform X2; the protein is MAVVKPEMKSYIWLQTADGSIQQVEEEVAMFCPMICREVLQTGMGSSKNYAISLPQRVNPAILGLILDYCQFHQVPGRSNKERKIFDEKFIRLDTKKLCELTSAADSLQLRPLVDLTSRALARMIEGKTPEEIRETFHLPDDLTEEEKLEPLRNMTDDPRIRLLNRLYARKRKELKEREKLKNVEVEEEQHVDVSLKKKEQHVDERSVDDLLSFINGVDEDSKSARATKSKKKNRRRKEQARNSSTNNETGNHNQDSTPTSSCMNGDTGDVPSPSKPSELQDSASVKFSPKLDFDDGDIDDELDPAMKEEIDREVEDFARRLNSDWPERMQEILSLGQERRHVPLSVNGNGSLKRYTGLDGR